Part of the Permianibacter fluminis genome, GAAACGGAGGCAGTACTCGCATTCTTTGCACAACTGCAGAGCCGCACCGACCGACCCGATCAGTCCCCGCCAGCCGCAACTACATCAGGCTCTGCCGAGGGGGGGCAAACCATCGCAGCGCAATATGCCTGCCAAGCATGTCACGTGATGAGCGGAGCTGGTGGCTCCCTAGGACCGTCGCTGGACGGCGTCGTGCAGCGAAAGGGAGCAGCTTTCGTCCGCGAAAAGATTCTGAATCCGCAGGCGAGCAATCCAACCTCCGCGATGCCGAGGTTCCCGTTGAGCGATACAGACCTAGATACCTTGGTTCAGTATCTGGCCGAACTGAAATGAAGCGGTTAAGTCGCGCCGAATACGCCTTGACCTGTGTCCAAGACCCAGGTCTAAGCTCGGCGCTCTGTGTGCAATGACTTAAGTGTGCAGACCACGGAGTCAGGGCTTCGACCAGTGGGCACTTTCGGAGGCGGCAACGATGCGTGTGCGTGAGCTGGCAAAGGCGCTCGGCGTCACCGATGACACTGTTCGCTACTACACGCGGATCGGCCTGTTGAAGCCGAGGCGTAGCCACGGCAATGGTTACAAGGACTATCGTGAGGAAGACATGCACCGGTTGCGCTTCGTCCTGGCAGCCAGGGCCCTGGGTTTTTCCGTCGACGATGTTGGTCAGATCTTGGCGGAAGCGGACAAAGGCCAAGCCGCCTGCCCCGTGGTGCGTGATCTGTTCGAACAGCGACTGCAGGAGACGGAACATCGCTTTGAGGAACTCAGCGCCCTGCGCAGCCGAATGCTGCGTGCTGTCATCGGTTGGCGTGCGAAGCCAGACAGGGCGCCAACTGGGGACATGGTCTGTCATCTCATAGAAGAGTGGACGTAACAATGCAAGGCAATTTGATGACAGTCGCACTTTGCGT contains:
- a CDS encoding c-type cytochrome — its product is MLRKILLLTGFLASFTSAANGDVTLGAQVVNDNCGRCHNARPAQEFDRNEWSVILPHMRERAHLTGTETEAVLAFFAQLQSRTDRPDQSPPAATTSGSAEGGQTIAAQYACQACHVMSGAGGSLGPSLDGVVQRKGAAFVREKILNPQASNPTSAMPRFPLSDTDLDTLVQYLAELK
- a CDS encoding MerR family transcriptional regulator, giving the protein MRVRELAKALGVTDDTVRYYTRIGLLKPRRSHGNGYKDYREEDMHRLRFVLAARALGFSVDDVGQILAEADKGQAACPVVRDLFEQRLQETEHRFEELSALRSRMLRAVIGWRAKPDRAPTGDMVCHLIEEWT